The proteins below are encoded in one region of Neofelis nebulosa isolate mNeoNeb1 chromosome 17, mNeoNeb1.pri, whole genome shotgun sequence:
- the EXOC3L1 gene encoding exocyst complex component 3-like protein isoform X5 produces the protein MNPMCFPKPAPGSCPRAGQEPPSSFSEGPRPRLQLRESTLPALTQTLAPTPTSSPVLPGSAMDSATKDEMQPSLPPGSSCPGPEWPEQERAEQLARGAALKWASGIFYRPEQLARLGQYRSREVQRTCSLEARIKSVVQSYLEGVKTGVWQLAQAFEAVQGTREALDQAHGLLQGMVEATETLKPLREQVAQHKQLQVLSQLLPRLRAVPAAVAHTRTLIGAQRLLEAYVCLRELEQLQEETWAPLGGLELPVFEGLGPLAEALGQAVEAAAGVAGQLAREDPALLVAAVRVAEVDARHTTSLELPPRDWRRRCLQALQEGLERTHFGTPLLLEPGALAGRLEALRVALPAELATAEALVAPCCPPHYKVVRLWAHTLHSGLRRCLQQLLEGPKLGAADAFALLHWTLHVYLGPEMMGSLELGPEADVSQLEPLLTPENIEQLEAMFVTQIQVNVAQWLQKALDGEVAEWNREQEPGTDSSGFYHSPLPAIVLQILEENIRVTSLVSESLQRRVHGMALSELGTFLRSFSDALIRFSQDHIRGEAMAPHYVPYLLATLNYQSALSSSLSVLHPDGAGSGDLALVEAGLDELQRRICRLVLEALLAELQVSLQVGMGVGGGDTAYICMGLCWGNARSERSSSPVSAQPHPPAPVRSSALAPVAVEPRAAGRCMRADGALLPGFQASAESCSPGALKGEAGKQGSAHRKGVWDSLRSLQLLLAEAERTVVLQYLRALMQGRLVCRGADERIQAAQRLQNDAAQLRELFLGLRGSCLCPPGPARGCVPRAAPGRTQLPAGRPTALSLCGSPRTL, from the exons ATGAACCCAATGTGTTTCCCCAAACCTGCTCCTGGAAGCTGCCCAA GGGCTGGGCAAgaacctccttcctccttctcagaGGGGCCTAGACCAAGGCTGCAGCTCAGAGAATCCACTCTGCCTGCTCTAACCCAGACTCTTGCTCCCACTCCTACCTCATCTCCAGTGCTTCCAGGGAGTGCCATGGACTCAGCAACCAAGGATGAAATGCAGCCCTCACTTCCCCCTG GGTCTTCCTGCCCAGGGCCTGAGTGGCCAGAGCAAGAGAGGGCGGAGCAGCTGGCCAGAGGAGCAGCACTCAAATGGGCCTCGGGCATCTTCTACCGGCCAGAGCAGCTGGCCAGGCTGGGCCAGTACCGCAGCCGTGAAGTTCAACGTACCTGTTCCCTGGAAGCACGCATTAAG TCGGTGGTGCAGTCCTACCTGGAGGGCGTGAAGACTGGTGTGTGGCAGCTGGCCCAGGCTTTTGAGGCTGTGCAGGGAACCCGTGAGGCCCTAGACCAGGCCCATGGGTTGCTCCAGGGTATGGTGGAGGCCACAGAGACCCTAAAACCACTGCGAGAACAAGTTGCACAGCACAAGCAGCTGCAGGTCCTGTCTCAGCTGCTGCCCCGGCTGCGGGCAG TGCCAGCTGCAGTGGCCCACACACGGACCCTGATTGGTGCCCAGCGGCTCTTGGAGGCATATGTGTGCCTTCGGGAGCTGGAGCAGCTGCAAGAGGAGACGTGGGCACCTCTGGGGGGCCTGGAGTTGCCAGTCTTCGAGGGGTTGGGCCCTCTAGCTGAGGCATTGGGCCAGGCTGTGGAGGCGGCTGCGGGGGTGGCAGGGCAGCTGGCACGGGAGGACCCAGCCTTGCTGGTGGCTGCTGTGCGTGTGGCAGAGGTGGATGCTAGGCACACAACCTCCCTGGAGCTGCCCCCCCGGGACTGGCGGCGGCGCTGTCTGCAGGCACTGCAGGAGGGCCTGGAGAGGACCCACTTTGGGACACCTCTGCTGCTTGAGCCAGGGGCCTTGGCAGGGAGGCTGGAGGCTCTGCGGGTGGCTCTACCAGCTGAGTTGGCCACAGCTGAAGCACTAGTGGCACCCTGCTGCCCACCACACTACAAGGTGGTGCGGCTCTGGGCCCACACCCTGCACAGTGGACTGCGTCGCTGCCTGCAGCAACTGCTGGAAGGGCCTAAGCTAGGAGCTGCTGACGCCTTCGCCTTACTGCATTGGACACTGCATGTGTACCTGGG GCCAGAAATGATGGGGAGCCTGGAGTTGGGGCCTGAGGCTGATGTGTCTCAGCTGGAGCCCCTCCTGACTCCGGAGAACATTGAACAGCTGGAGGCAATGTTTGTGACCCAAATCCAG gtTAATGTGGCCCAGTGGCTTCAGAAGGCACTGGATGGGGAGGTAGCTGAGTGGAACCGAGAGCAGGAACCTGGCACAGACTCCTCTGGCTTCTATCACTCACCTTTGCCGGCCATAGTGCTCCAG ATCCTGGAAGAGAACATTCGCGTGACCAGCCTGGTCAGTGAGTCACTGCAGCGGCGGGTGCATGGCATGGCGCTGTCAGAACTGGGCACGTTCCTGAGGAG CTTTAGTGATGCTCTGATCCGATTCTCCCAAGACCACATCAGGGGGGAAGCAATGGCTCCTCATTACGTGCCCTACCTACTGGCCACCCTCAACTACCAGTCAGCACTCAG CTCCTCCTTGTCCGTCCTGCACCCCGACGGGGCGGGTTCAGGAGACTTGGCTCTGGTGGAGGCAGGGCTGGACGAGTTGCAGAGGAGGATCTGCCGCCTGGTGTTGGAGGCGCTGCTGGCGGAGCTCCAGGTAAGTCTtcaggtggggatgggggtgggaggaggagatacagcatatatatgtatgggtCTCTGCTGGGGAAATGCTAGGTCTGAACGTTCCTCCAGCCCCGTCTCtgcccaaccccaccccccagcccctgttCGAAGCTCTGCCCTCGCGCCGGTGGCTGTCGAGCCCAGAGCTGCTGGACGATGTATGCGAGCGGACGGTGCGCTTCTGCCAGGATTTCAGGCGAGTGCGGAATCCTGCAGTCCAGGTGCGCTTAAGGGAGAGGCTGGGAAGCAGGGAAGCGCCCATAGGAAAGGCGTCTGGGACTCATTGCGTTCTCTGCAGCTTCTCCTGGCTGAGGCGGAGCGCACGGTGGTACTGCAGTACCTACGTGCGTTGATGCAGGGCCGCCTAGTGTGCCGAGGAGCCGACGAGAGGATCCAGGCAGCGCAGCGCCTGCAGAACGATGCGGCCCAGCTTCGGGAGCTTTTCCTTGGTTTG CGAGGATCATGTCTCTGCCCTCCTGGACCTGCGCGGGGATGTGTCCCGAGAGCAGCGCCTGGCCGCACTCAGCTCCCTGCAGGCCGGCCcacagccctctctctctgcgggTCACCGCGCACTCTTTAG
- the EXOC3L1 gene encoding exocyst complex component 3-like protein isoform X10 — MNPMCFPKPAPGSCPRAGQEPPSSFSEGPRPRLQLRESTLPALTQTLAPTPTSSPVLPGSAMDSATKDEMQPSLPPGSSCPGPEWPEQERAEQLARGAALKWASGIFYRPEQLARLGQYRSREVQRTCSLEARIKSVVQSYLEGVKTGVWQLAQAFEAVQGTREALDQAHGLLQGMVEATETLKPLREQVAQHKQLQVLSQLLPRLRAVPAAVAHTRTLIGAQRLLEAYVCLRELEQLQEETWAPLGGLELPVFEGLGPLAEALGQAVEAAAGVAGQLAREDPALLVAAVRVAEVDARHTTSLELPPRDWRRRCLQALQEGLERTHFGTPLLLEPGALAGRLEALRVALPAELATAEALVAPCCPPHYKVVRLWAHTLHSGLRRCLQQLLEGPKLGAADAFALLHWTLHVYLGPEMMGSLELGPEADVSQLEPLLTPENIEQLEAMFVTQIQVNVAQWLQKALDGEVAEWNREQEPGTDSSGFYHSPLPAIVLQILEENIRVTSLVSESLQRRVHGMALSELGTFLRSFSDALIRFSQDHIRGEAMAPHYVPYLLATLNYQSALSSSLSVLHPDGAGSGDLALVEAGLDELQRRICRLVLEALLAELQPRLCPTPPPSPCSKLCPRAGGCRAQSCWTMYASGRCASARISGECGILQSSFSWLRRSARWYCSTYVR, encoded by the exons ATGAACCCAATGTGTTTCCCCAAACCTGCTCCTGGAAGCTGCCCAA GGGCTGGGCAAgaacctccttcctccttctcagaGGGGCCTAGACCAAGGCTGCAGCTCAGAGAATCCACTCTGCCTGCTCTAACCCAGACTCTTGCTCCCACTCCTACCTCATCTCCAGTGCTTCCAGGGAGTGCCATGGACTCAGCAACCAAGGATGAAATGCAGCCCTCACTTCCCCCTG GGTCTTCCTGCCCAGGGCCTGAGTGGCCAGAGCAAGAGAGGGCGGAGCAGCTGGCCAGAGGAGCAGCACTCAAATGGGCCTCGGGCATCTTCTACCGGCCAGAGCAGCTGGCCAGGCTGGGCCAGTACCGCAGCCGTGAAGTTCAACGTACCTGTTCCCTGGAAGCACGCATTAAG TCGGTGGTGCAGTCCTACCTGGAGGGCGTGAAGACTGGTGTGTGGCAGCTGGCCCAGGCTTTTGAGGCTGTGCAGGGAACCCGTGAGGCCCTAGACCAGGCCCATGGGTTGCTCCAGGGTATGGTGGAGGCCACAGAGACCCTAAAACCACTGCGAGAACAAGTTGCACAGCACAAGCAGCTGCAGGTCCTGTCTCAGCTGCTGCCCCGGCTGCGGGCAG TGCCAGCTGCAGTGGCCCACACACGGACCCTGATTGGTGCCCAGCGGCTCTTGGAGGCATATGTGTGCCTTCGGGAGCTGGAGCAGCTGCAAGAGGAGACGTGGGCACCTCTGGGGGGCCTGGAGTTGCCAGTCTTCGAGGGGTTGGGCCCTCTAGCTGAGGCATTGGGCCAGGCTGTGGAGGCGGCTGCGGGGGTGGCAGGGCAGCTGGCACGGGAGGACCCAGCCTTGCTGGTGGCTGCTGTGCGTGTGGCAGAGGTGGATGCTAGGCACACAACCTCCCTGGAGCTGCCCCCCCGGGACTGGCGGCGGCGCTGTCTGCAGGCACTGCAGGAGGGCCTGGAGAGGACCCACTTTGGGACACCTCTGCTGCTTGAGCCAGGGGCCTTGGCAGGGAGGCTGGAGGCTCTGCGGGTGGCTCTACCAGCTGAGTTGGCCACAGCTGAAGCACTAGTGGCACCCTGCTGCCCACCACACTACAAGGTGGTGCGGCTCTGGGCCCACACCCTGCACAGTGGACTGCGTCGCTGCCTGCAGCAACTGCTGGAAGGGCCTAAGCTAGGAGCTGCTGACGCCTTCGCCTTACTGCATTGGACACTGCATGTGTACCTGGG GCCAGAAATGATGGGGAGCCTGGAGTTGGGGCCTGAGGCTGATGTGTCTCAGCTGGAGCCCCTCCTGACTCCGGAGAACATTGAACAGCTGGAGGCAATGTTTGTGACCCAAATCCAG gtTAATGTGGCCCAGTGGCTTCAGAAGGCACTGGATGGGGAGGTAGCTGAGTGGAACCGAGAGCAGGAACCTGGCACAGACTCCTCTGGCTTCTATCACTCACCTTTGCCGGCCATAGTGCTCCAG ATCCTGGAAGAGAACATTCGCGTGACCAGCCTGGTCAGTGAGTCACTGCAGCGGCGGGTGCATGGCATGGCGCTGTCAGAACTGGGCACGTTCCTGAGGAG CTTTAGTGATGCTCTGATCCGATTCTCCCAAGACCACATCAGGGGGGAAGCAATGGCTCCTCATTACGTGCCCTACCTACTGGCCACCCTCAACTACCAGTCAGCACTCAG CTCCTCCTTGTCCGTCCTGCACCCCGACGGGGCGGGTTCAGGAGACTTGGCTCTGGTGGAGGCAGGGCTGGACGAGTTGCAGAGGAGGATCTGCCGCCTGGTGTTGGAGGCGCTGCTGGCGGAGCTCCAG CCCCGTCTCtgcccaaccccaccccccagcccctgttCGAAGCTCTGCCCTCGCGCCGGTGGCTGTCGAGCCCAGAGCTGCTGGACGATGTATGCGAGCGGACGGTGCGCTTCTGCCAGGATTTCAGGCGAGTGCGGAATCCTGCAGTCCAG CTTCTCCTGGCTGAGGCGGAGCGCACGGTGGTACTGCAGTACCTACGTGCGTTGA